The Streptomyces sp. NBC_00306 sequence CGTCGGCACCACTTGTACGCGCCGGCCCACCGATCGGGTTGCATGCCGGGAGAGGAATCCCTCGTGCGTGTCGCCCGCACGCCTCCGTCAGAGTGGCGGCGGGTCGTCGTGCAGGATGCGCTGGAAGAGCAGGTGGTCGCGCCATGCGCCGTTGATGTGCAGGTACTTCGGGGCCATGCCGATCCGCTCGAAGCCGCACTTGGCGAGCACCCGCTGCGAGGCGGCGTTGTCGAGCAGGGTGTCCGCCTCCACCCGGTGCAGGCCCAGGTCCTCACGGGCGGCCCGGCAGACCTCCTCGACCGCGCGGGTGGCGAGCCCGCGTCCGGTGAACTCGTCGTCGATCCAGTAGCCGAGCTGCGCACTGCGGAACGGGCCGAGAGCGATGCCGGAGAGGGTGAGCCCGCCGACGATCCGGGTGCCCGCGTGGAAGTGCCAGCGCCGGGTGGTGGGATCGGGTGCCAGCCGGACTGCCTGCCCCTCGGCCGTGTAGAACAGCTCGGGGCGGTCCGGTTCGCAGGGGCGCATATGGGCCCGGTTGCGGGCCAGGGCGCGGGCCACGGGTCCCGCGAGGCGCTGGGCGGCGTCCGGCCCGTCGGGCAGCAGAAGCGGTAGGTCATCGCTCATCCTGCGTACCGTAGACGCCCGGACATGCTCCTGCGACGCTCGCCCATGGAGAGTCCTGGCCGCCCGCGCTGAACTGGTCACATGACACAGAACACGAC is a genomic window containing:
- a CDS encoding GNAT family N-acetyltransferase, with product MSDDLPLLLPDGPDAAQRLAGPVARALARNRAHMRPCEPDRPELFYTAEGQAVRLAPDPTTRRWHFHAGTRIVGGLTLSGIALGPFRSAQLGYWIDDEFTGRGLATRAVEEVCRAAREDLGLHRVEADTLLDNAASQRVLAKCGFERIGMAPKYLHINGAWRDHLLFQRILHDDPPPL